In Arthrobacter sp. CDRTa11, one DNA window encodes the following:
- the gatC gene encoding Asp-tRNA(Asn)/Glu-tRNA(Gln) amidotransferase subunit GatC, protein MAAINRDDVAHLARLAHIEMSAEELDRMAGELAVIVDAIKSVSEAAGDDVPATSHPIPLSNVFREDVVGHTFTAEQALSGAPDSDENRFKVPAILDED, encoded by the coding sequence ATGGCTGCGATCAACCGTGACGACGTCGCGCATCTCGCGCGGCTCGCTCACATCGAGATGAGTGCTGAAGAGCTGGACAGGATGGCCGGCGAGCTCGCCGTCATCGTTGATGCCATCAAGTCCGTCAGTGAAGCCGCCGGTGACGATGTCCCGGCGACCTCCCACCCGATTCCGCTGAGCAACGTGTTCCGCGAAGACGTGGTGGGCCACACCTTCACTGCGGAGCAGGCACTCTCGGGGGCGCCGGATTCCGATGAGAACCGTTTCAAGGTCCCCGCAATCCTGGATGAGGACTAA
- the hutI gene encoding imidazolonepropionase, whose amino-acid sequence MSTLITNIAELMTQDLEHRVLKDAAVVIDGERIEWIGAAASAPAADEAVDAGGRALLPGWVDSHTHLVFAGDRTVEFEARMAGEAYSAGGIAVTMEATRRAPDFDLTRLAMGRVAEAVSQGTTYFETKTGYGLDTEHEARSARVASTVADEATYLGAHLVPAGMDADEYTKLVCGPMLEAVRPYVRWADVFCEEGAFTATQSREVLQACRDAGLGLRVHGNQLGEGPGVQLAVEFEAASVDHVNYLSDADIAALAGTWSGWDAGQGSGSRGTVATCLPACDLSTRQPLAPGRRLLDAGVQLALASNCNPGTSYTSSMAFCVATAVLQMRLTVHEAVRAATYGGALALHRDSGNDADGERAVGSLAVGHRADLHLLNAPSATHLAYRPGMPLTYAVWRAGIRQR is encoded by the coding sequence ATGAGCACCCTGATCACCAACATCGCCGAGCTAATGACCCAGGACCTGGAGCACCGGGTCCTGAAGGACGCCGCCGTGGTCATCGACGGCGAACGGATCGAGTGGATCGGCGCCGCAGCTTCGGCGCCAGCGGCGGATGAGGCGGTGGATGCCGGTGGCCGGGCGCTGCTTCCCGGCTGGGTTGATTCCCACACCCACCTGGTGTTCGCGGGCGACCGCACCGTCGAGTTCGAAGCCCGGATGGCGGGCGAGGCGTACTCGGCCGGAGGCATCGCGGTGACCATGGAGGCGACCCGGCGCGCGCCGGATTTTGACCTCACCCGGCTGGCCATGGGGCGCGTGGCCGAGGCCGTCTCCCAGGGCACCACCTACTTTGAGACCAAAACGGGCTACGGGCTGGACACCGAGCACGAGGCGCGGAGCGCCAGGGTGGCCTCCACCGTGGCAGATGAAGCAACCTACCTTGGAGCCCATCTGGTCCCGGCCGGCATGGATGCCGACGAGTACACGAAACTGGTCTGCGGGCCGATGCTGGAAGCGGTCCGCCCCTACGTGCGCTGGGCGGATGTGTTCTGTGAAGAGGGTGCCTTCACTGCCACACAGTCCCGTGAGGTACTGCAGGCCTGCCGGGACGCCGGCCTGGGCCTGCGGGTCCATGGAAACCAGTTGGGTGAAGGACCCGGCGTCCAGCTTGCCGTGGAGTTTGAAGCCGCCAGCGTGGACCACGTGAACTATCTGTCGGACGCGGACATCGCGGCGCTGGCCGGAACCTGGTCCGGCTGGGACGCCGGCCAGGGCAGCGGAAGCCGGGGCACGGTGGCCACCTGCCTTCCCGCGTGCGATCTGTCCACGCGGCAGCCGCTTGCCCCCGGGCGGCGGCTCCTGGATGCGGGAGTCCAGCTGGCGCTGGCCTCCAACTGCAACCCGGGGACCTCGTACACCAGTTCCATGGCGTTTTGTGTGGCCACCGCTGTGCTTCAGATGAGGCTGACTGTCCACGAGGCGGTCCGGGCCGCCACCTACGGCGGGGCGCTGGCGCTGCACCGGGACAGCGGGAACGACGCCGACGGCGAGCGGGCCGTGGGCTCCCTTGCGGTAGGACACAGGGCCGACCTGCACCTGCTCAACGCGCCCTCCGCCACCCACCTCGCGTACCGGCCGGGCATGCCGCTCACGTACGCTGTATGGCGGGCAGGTATCCGACAACGCTGA
- a CDS encoding histidine phosphatase family protein: MIRHGQSAANADTSIYNRVPDYRIPLTALGVEQARAAGEQIRYELDGRQVCVYVSPYLRAHQTLEALNLGSLTERVIEEPRLREQDWANFQISGDIEDQKELRNAYGHFFYRFREGESGSDVYDRISSFMETLYRHWSKPDYAPNTLLVTHGLTMRLFCMRWFHWSVEYFESLNNPDNAAVRTLVRTDLNKYELDIPFSQWVDRRVDETVLDAPPVIF; this comes from the coding sequence ATGATCCGGCACGGCCAGTCTGCAGCCAACGCCGATACCTCGATCTACAACAGGGTGCCGGACTATCGGATTCCACTGACCGCCCTGGGTGTGGAGCAGGCGAGGGCAGCCGGCGAGCAGATCCGGTACGAGCTGGACGGCCGCCAGGTGTGCGTCTATGTCTCGCCCTACCTGAGGGCCCATCAGACCCTCGAGGCACTGAACCTCGGAAGCCTCACCGAGCGGGTGATCGAGGAACCGCGGCTGCGCGAGCAGGACTGGGCCAACTTCCAGATCAGCGGCGATATTGAAGACCAGAAGGAACTGCGCAACGCGTACGGCCATTTCTTCTACCGTTTCCGGGAGGGCGAATCCGGCTCGGACGTCTACGACCGGATCTCCTCGTTTATGGAAACGCTCTACCGCCACTGGTCCAAGCCCGACTATGCGCCGAACACACTGCTGGTAACGCACGGGCTCACCATGCGCCTGTTCTGCATGCGGTGGTTCCACTGGTCAGTGGAGTACTTCGAGTCCCTCAACAACCCGGACAACGCGGCGGTGCGGACGCTGGTGCGGACCGACCTGAACAAGTACGAACTCGACATCCCGTTCAGCCAGTGGGTGGACCGCAGGGTGGACGAGACTGTGCTGGACGCGCCCCCGGTCATTTTCTAG
- a CDS encoding DeoR/GlpR family DNA-binding transcription regulator has protein sequence MTRNDRLTAILDLLAETGQVEVEEIVTKLGVSPATVRRDLDSLAKRRLLTRTRGGATTGALAYDLPGRYNRDDHAQAKEEIAQAASALISPGAVIGLCGGTTSTALAQILATREDLNAPSNQPTLTVVTNAINIAAQLAVRPNIKVMVTGGILNPRSYELVGPYTDIIMQKVVLNIAFIGVNGIDPVVGPTNTGEAEASVNALLASRARVSYVLADSSKVGVRAFATMDGYEFTRLITDAGISAEDKAAFEATGTEVIVAPKLA, from the coding sequence ATGACCCGGAACGACAGACTGACCGCCATTCTGGACCTCCTTGCCGAAACCGGGCAGGTGGAGGTGGAGGAAATTGTCACCAAGCTTGGTGTTTCGCCTGCCACCGTCAGGCGCGACCTGGACAGCCTGGCCAAGCGGAGGCTCCTGACGCGGACCAGGGGCGGAGCCACCACGGGGGCCCTCGCCTACGACCTTCCAGGCAGGTATAACCGGGACGACCACGCTCAGGCCAAGGAAGAAATCGCCCAGGCGGCATCTGCCCTGATCAGTCCCGGTGCGGTGATCGGGCTCTGTGGCGGCACCACCAGCACGGCGCTGGCCCAGATCCTGGCAACCCGCGAAGACCTCAACGCTCCGTCCAACCAGCCAACCCTGACGGTGGTCACCAACGCCATCAATATCGCGGCGCAACTGGCCGTCCGGCCCAACATCAAGGTGATGGTGACCGGCGGCATCCTCAACCCGCGTTCCTATGAATTGGTGGGACCGTACACGGACATCATCATGCAGAAGGTGGTCCTGAACATCGCTTTCATCGGCGTCAACGGCATCGATCCCGTGGTGGGACCCACCAACACCGGCGAGGCCGAAGCGTCCGTCAACGCGCTCCTGGCCAGCAGGGCCCGGGTCTCCTACGTGCTGGCCGATTCGTCCAAGGTGGGTGTGCGCGCCTTTGCCACCATGGACGGGTACGAGTTCACACGCCTTATCACCGACGCCGGCATTTCAGCCGAGGATAAGGCGGCCTTTGAGGCCACCGGCACCGAAGTCATTGTTGCGCCGAAACTCGCGTAA
- a CDS encoding NAD(P)/FAD-dependent oxidoreductase, whose amino-acid sequence MTAHYDVLIVGGGIAGLSVASALAGKCSVALVEAEQELAYHTSSRSARNLIPSYGPAVVQELTVRTLELMAARDSELPERVLAPGSFMLIGSEDGVRAEASGHMQPIPHAKALELCPALVPESFTAAGLDTGAFACNAPLLLADHRQRAEGAGADIITGARVHSAQRLGSGWEIGAGQEAFQAGVLVNAAGAWADELAVISGVEKLGLQPYRRTAAIVDVEHPLPEGCPMVAAADSSFYFRRDGSDVLVSPSEKVPSGPEDAKPRPGDVERLVARLNQVTTLGIRGVRRAWTGLRTEAADGIPVAGFDAEAQGFYWLAGQGGYGFQTSSAMAELAAEQILAGQGPAGTDSPASRTAQALAATRWSIRR is encoded by the coding sequence ATGACTGCACACTACGATGTCCTGATTGTGGGCGGCGGGATCGCCGGCCTGTCCGTTGCCTCGGCGCTCGCCGGCAAATGCAGCGTGGCACTGGTGGAAGCCGAGCAGGAACTGGCCTATCACACGTCCTCCCGGTCCGCCCGGAATCTGATTCCCAGCTACGGCCCTGCCGTGGTCCAGGAACTGACAGTCCGGACCCTGGAGCTGATGGCGGCCCGGGACAGTGAACTGCCTGAGCGCGTCCTGGCGCCCGGCAGTTTTATGCTTATCGGCAGCGAGGACGGCGTCAGGGCAGAGGCCAGCGGCCATATGCAGCCCATCCCGCATGCGAAAGCGCTGGAGCTTTGCCCCGCACTGGTTCCGGAATCCTTCACGGCTGCGGGCCTGGATACCGGAGCCTTCGCCTGCAACGCGCCCCTGCTGCTGGCTGATCACCGGCAGCGTGCCGAGGGTGCCGGAGCCGACATCATCACGGGCGCCCGCGTGCACTCTGCCCAGCGCCTGGGCTCCGGCTGGGAGATCGGTGCAGGGCAGGAAGCGTTCCAGGCCGGGGTTCTGGTCAATGCCGCAGGCGCCTGGGCGGACGAGCTGGCAGTGATCAGCGGCGTGGAAAAGCTTGGCCTGCAGCCGTACCGGCGCACCGCGGCGATTGTCGACGTCGAACACCCGCTGCCGGAGGGCTGTCCTATGGTGGCGGCGGCGGACAGCTCCTTCTACTTCCGCCGGGACGGCAGCGATGTCCTGGTCTCGCCGTCGGAGAAGGTCCCCAGTGGGCCGGAGGACGCCAAGCCCCGCCCGGGCGACGTGGAGCGGCTGGTGGCCAGGCTCAACCAGGTGACCACACTGGGGATCCGCGGTGTGCGGAGGGCCTGGACCGGGCTGCGGACAGAAGCGGCGGACGGCATCCCGGTGGCAGGATTCGATGCTGAAGCGCAGGGGTTCTACTGGCTGGCCGGGCAGGGCGGCTACGGCTTCCAGACGTCGTCGGCCATGGCGGAGCTTGCCGCGGAGCAGATCCTGGCCGGCCAGGGACCAGCCGGGACGGACAGTCCGGCATCCCGGACAGCGCAGGCCCTTGCCGCCACCCGCTGGTCCATCCGGCGCTGA
- a CDS encoding LysR family transcriptional regulator, whose amino-acid sequence MEIHQLEILRELGALGSVKAVAETLMVTPSAVSQQLALLQRSVEVPLTRKEGRNLVLTEAGQVLADAGAAVVSAMADARTAIGAYHHSSVAPVTISGFHSAGQALFAPLAGMLDAPGQPRIQLSDEDVAQHDFPALTARYDLVLAHRMDHSPGWPVERVAVIPLAHEPLDVALPAGHHLAGQARVTADDVVGEPWVTSHAGYSPADVLSAVAAVASRELNIVHRINDYSTVAALVAAGGVVGLLPRYTARPVLNPDIVLRPLEGISTRRRIDILARPENLKRRSVTIVCEALQAIMTGLVEHPWPN is encoded by the coding sequence ATGGAAATTCACCAGCTGGAGATCCTCCGGGAACTCGGAGCACTCGGCAGCGTCAAGGCAGTGGCGGAGACCCTGATGGTCACGCCCTCCGCCGTATCCCAGCAGCTGGCCCTGCTGCAGCGGAGCGTGGAGGTACCGCTGACCAGGAAGGAAGGGCGGAACCTGGTGCTGACGGAGGCCGGCCAAGTGCTCGCCGACGCCGGGGCCGCCGTGGTCAGCGCCATGGCGGACGCGAGAACCGCCATCGGCGCGTATCACCATTCCTCAGTAGCGCCGGTGACCATCAGCGGCTTCCACAGCGCCGGGCAGGCACTGTTTGCTCCACTTGCCGGAATGCTCGATGCACCCGGGCAGCCGCGGATCCAGCTTTCGGACGAGGACGTGGCGCAGCACGACTTTCCTGCCCTCACCGCACGTTATGACCTCGTACTTGCCCACCGGATGGACCACAGCCCCGGCTGGCCGGTGGAAAGGGTGGCCGTGATTCCGCTCGCACATGAGCCGCTGGATGTGGCACTTCCGGCGGGCCACCATTTGGCGGGACAGGCCAGGGTCACGGCGGACGACGTCGTGGGCGAACCCTGGGTGACCAGCCACGCCGGCTACTCCCCCGCCGACGTGCTGTCCGCCGTCGCTGCAGTTGCCAGCAGGGAACTGAACATTGTCCACCGGATCAACGATTACTCCACCGTGGCCGCCCTGGTGGCGGCGGGCGGGGTGGTGGGCCTGCTGCCCCGGTACACGGCCCGCCCCGTGCTCAATCCGGACATTGTGCTGCGGCCCCTTGAAGGCATCAGCACGCGGCGGCGGATCGACATCCTGGCCCGTCCGGAGAATCTGAAACGCCGGTCCGTGACGATCGTCTGCGAGGCGCTCCAGGCCATCATGACAGGACTGGTAGAGCATCCCTGGCCCAACTGA
- the tdh gene encoding L-threonine 3-dehydrogenase, with the protein MKALYKAGPQAGFELVDRPEPEAGPDDVKIRVITTGICGTDLHIQAWDAWAQGIIEAPLIPGHEFYGEVVDVGADVRDVKVGDRVSGEGHVVCGICRNCRAGRRQMCIHTVSVGVQRDGAFAEFVVIPETNAWVHHDPSVTPELGAIFDPFGNAVHTALSFPLVGEDVLITGAGPIGLMAIAVARHAGARKIAITDVSQPRLDLARQLGVDLAIDVSTTRIRDAQQELGMREGFDIGMEMSGHPTALPEMIDNMNHGGRIAMLGLPSQSITIDWGKVVTHMLTLKGIYGREMFETWYAMSAMLSSNPVLHAAISAVVTDRLPAQDWEKGFDIARAGVGGKVVLDWTEL; encoded by the coding sequence ATGAAGGCTCTGTACAAGGCCGGACCCCAGGCCGGGTTCGAACTGGTGGACCGGCCTGAACCGGAAGCCGGCCCCGACGACGTCAAGATCCGGGTCATCACCACGGGCATCTGCGGCACCGACCTGCACATCCAGGCCTGGGACGCATGGGCGCAGGGCATCATTGAGGCACCGCTCATCCCCGGCCACGAGTTCTATGGCGAAGTCGTGGACGTCGGCGCCGACGTCCGGGACGTCAAGGTGGGCGACAGGGTGTCCGGTGAAGGCCATGTGGTCTGCGGAATCTGCCGCAACTGCCGGGCCGGCCGGAGGCAGATGTGCATCCACACGGTCAGTGTTGGCGTGCAGCGCGACGGTGCGTTCGCCGAGTTTGTCGTCATTCCGGAAACCAACGCCTGGGTCCACCACGATCCCTCTGTCACGCCGGAACTGGGCGCCATCTTCGACCCCTTCGGCAACGCCGTGCACACCGCCCTGAGCTTCCCCCTGGTGGGGGAGGACGTCCTCATCACCGGTGCAGGCCCGATCGGGCTGATGGCCATCGCCGTGGCCCGGCACGCCGGCGCCCGGAAGATCGCCATCACCGATGTCTCCCAGCCCCGCCTGGACCTTGCCCGCCAGTTGGGGGTTGACCTGGCCATCGACGTCTCCACCACCCGGATCAGGGACGCCCAGCAGGAACTTGGCATGCGCGAAGGCTTTGACATCGGCATGGAAATGTCCGGCCACCCCACAGCGCTTCCTGAGATGATCGACAACATGAACCATGGCGGCCGCATTGCCATGCTGGGGCTGCCCAGCCAGTCCATCACCATCGACTGGGGCAAGGTAGTGACGCACATGCTCACGCTGAAGGGCATCTACGGCCGCGAGATGTTCGAAACCTGGTACGCCATGAGCGCCATGCTGTCCTCCAACCCGGTGCTCCATGCTGCCATTTCGGCCGTGGTGACGGACAGGCTTCCCGCCCAGGACTGGGAAAAGGGTTTTGATATTGCCCGCGCCGGCGTCGGCGGCAAAGTTGTCCTCGACTGGACCGAACTCTAA
- the gatB gene encoding Asp-tRNA(Asn)/Glu-tRNA(Gln) amidotransferase subunit GatB, translating into MMTDAILTFEEAMEKYDPVLGFEVHVELNTKSKMFSSAPNVFGDEPNTNVNEVDLGMPGVLPVLNRTAVESSIKIGLALNCKIAENCRFARKNYFYPDTPKNFQTSQYDEPIAYDGYLDIELSDGTVFRVEIERAHMEEDAGKLTHMGGATGRIQGADFSLVDYNRAGVPLVEIVTKPIEGAGSRAPELAKAYVAAVREIVKNLGVSDARMERGNVRCDANVSLRPHGRERFGIRSETKNVNSLRAVEHAVRYEIQRHAAVLDSGIPVVQETRHWHEDTRTTTSGRPKSDADDYRYFPEPDLVPVVASREWVEELRATLPEPPADRRKRLQADWGYSDLEFRDVVNAGVLVEIEETIAAGASASVARKWWMGEIVGRAKNADVDPGQLGVQPATIVDLAKMVEDGKINNKMATEVLDGVLAGEGTPAEIVEKRGLAVVSDDGPLLEAIDAALAAQPDIADKIRNGKLQAIGAIVGGVMKATRGQADAGRVKELILEKLGVKA; encoded by the coding sequence CTGATGACTGACGCAATCCTGACCTTCGAAGAGGCCATGGAGAAGTACGATCCCGTGCTGGGGTTCGAGGTCCACGTGGAGCTCAACACCAAGAGCAAGATGTTCTCCTCGGCGCCCAACGTGTTTGGCGATGAGCCCAACACCAACGTCAACGAAGTGGACCTTGGCATGCCCGGCGTCCTGCCGGTGCTGAACAGGACCGCGGTGGAGTCCTCCATCAAGATCGGCCTGGCGCTCAACTGCAAGATCGCCGAGAACTGCCGGTTTGCGCGGAAGAACTACTTCTATCCGGACACGCCCAAGAACTTCCAGACCTCCCAGTACGACGAACCCATCGCCTACGACGGGTACCTGGACATCGAACTGTCGGACGGTACAGTCTTCCGGGTGGAGATCGAGCGTGCCCACATGGAGGAGGACGCCGGCAAGCTGACCCACATGGGCGGGGCCACCGGCCGCATCCAGGGCGCCGACTTCTCCCTGGTGGACTACAACCGCGCCGGCGTTCCGCTGGTGGAAATCGTGACCAAGCCGATCGAGGGCGCCGGTTCCAGGGCTCCCGAACTGGCGAAGGCCTACGTGGCCGCCGTCCGCGAGATCGTCAAGAACCTTGGTGTTTCCGACGCCCGCATGGAGCGCGGAAATGTCCGCTGCGACGCCAACGTGTCACTGCGGCCCCACGGCCGTGAACGCTTCGGCATCCGTTCTGAAACCAAGAACGTCAACTCCCTGCGCGCCGTCGAACACGCCGTCCGCTACGAGATCCAGCGGCACGCCGCCGTTCTTGACTCCGGCATCCCCGTGGTCCAGGAGACCCGGCACTGGCATGAGGACACGCGCACCACCACCTCGGGACGGCCCAAGTCCGACGCCGATGACTACCGCTACTTCCCGGAACCTGACCTGGTGCCGGTGGTTGCATCACGTGAATGGGTGGAGGAGCTTCGGGCTACCCTGCCCGAGCCGCCGGCCGACCGGCGCAAGCGGCTTCAGGCCGACTGGGGGTATTCGGACCTCGAATTCCGTGACGTGGTCAACGCCGGCGTCCTGGTCGAGATCGAGGAAACCATTGCCGCCGGAGCCTCCGCCTCCGTGGCGCGGAAGTGGTGGATGGGCGAGATTGTGGGCCGCGCCAAGAATGCCGACGTCGATCCCGGCCAGCTGGGCGTCCAGCCGGCCACCATCGTAGACCTGGCAAAAATGGTGGAAGACGGCAAGATCAACAACAAGATGGCCACCGAGGTGCTGGACGGCGTCCTTGCCGGCGAAGGTACCCCGGCAGAGATCGTGGAGAAGCGCGGCCTGGCTGTTGTCTCCGACGATGGACCGTTGCTGGAAGCCATCGATGCCGCCCTCGCCGCACAGCCTGACATTGCAGACAAGATCCGCAACGGAAAGCTCCAGGCCATCGGCGCTATCGTGGGCGGCGTGATGAAGGCAACCCGCGGGCAGGCCGACGCCGGACGGGTCAAGGAACTGATACTCGAAAAGCTCGGCGTCAAGGCCTGA
- the gatA gene encoding Asp-tRNA(Asn)/Glu-tRNA(Gln) amidotransferase subunit GatA, with protein sequence MTEQNSAGSSSSNGADSLIRSSAAQLAAKLAAREVSAVEVTQAHLDRIAAVDGGERGVHAFLHVNTEEALSVAAEVDAIRAAGGAAADELHELAGVPIAVKDLIVTVGQPTTAGSRILEGWHSPYDATVVKRLRAARMPILGKTNLDEFAMGSSTEHSAFGPTRNPWDLDRIPGGSGGGSAAAVAAFEAPLALGTDTGGSIRQPGAVTGTVGVKPTYGGVSRYGAIAMASSLDQIGPVSRTVLDSALLHQVIGGHDPFDSTSLQDPLADLVAAARIGNVEGLRIGIIKELHGEGYQAGVENRFHDSLELLKEAGAQIVEVSCPNFKYALGAYYLIMPSEASSNLAKFDGVRYGLRVLPEDAPMTIERVMGATRAAGFGDEVKRRIILGTYALSAGYYDAYYGSAQKVRTLIQRDFDAAFTVADVLISPTAPTTAFKLGEKLDDPLAMYLNDVATIPANLAGVPGLSLPGGLADEDGLPVGIQLLAPAREDARLYRVGAVLESLLEAKWGGPLLDRAPSLTAPDLTVSTAGAVPSHGGSL encoded by the coding sequence ATGACTGAACAAAACTCCGCCGGCTCCAGCAGTTCAAACGGCGCGGACAGCCTGATCCGTTCCTCCGCAGCGCAGCTCGCCGCCAAATTGGCCGCCCGCGAGGTCTCCGCCGTCGAGGTCACCCAGGCGCACCTGGACCGGATCGCCGCTGTGGACGGCGGCGAACGCGGCGTGCACGCCTTCCTCCACGTCAACACCGAGGAAGCACTCTCCGTGGCAGCCGAGGTTGACGCCATCCGCGCCGCCGGCGGCGCAGCGGCCGACGAGCTCCACGAACTCGCCGGCGTGCCCATCGCCGTCAAGGACCTCATTGTCACCGTGGGCCAGCCCACCACTGCCGGTTCCAGGATCCTGGAGGGCTGGCACAGCCCGTACGACGCCACAGTGGTCAAGCGGCTGCGCGCAGCCAGGATGCCCATCCTGGGCAAGACCAACCTGGACGAATTCGCCATGGGCTCCTCCACTGAGCACTCCGCCTTTGGACCTACCCGGAACCCCTGGGACCTTGACCGGATCCCCGGCGGTTCCGGCGGCGGTTCCGCTGCGGCGGTGGCGGCATTCGAGGCACCGCTGGCCCTGGGCACAGACACTGGCGGCTCCATCCGCCAGCCCGGTGCCGTGACCGGCACCGTGGGGGTCAAACCCACCTACGGCGGGGTGTCCCGCTACGGCGCCATCGCCATGGCTTCCTCGCTGGACCAGATCGGGCCGGTTTCGCGCACTGTGCTGGACTCTGCACTGCTGCACCAGGTCATCGGCGGGCATGATCCGTTCGACTCCACCTCGCTGCAGGACCCCCTGGCCGATCTCGTGGCCGCCGCCAGGATTGGCAACGTGGAAGGCCTGCGGATCGGCATCATCAAGGAACTCCACGGCGAGGGATACCAGGCCGGCGTCGAAAACCGCTTCCACGACTCGCTGGAGCTCCTCAAGGAGGCCGGAGCGCAGATCGTTGAGGTCTCCTGCCCCAACTTCAAGTACGCCCTGGGTGCCTACTACCTGATCATGCCATCCGAGGCCTCCTCAAACCTGGCCAAGTTCGACGGCGTCCGGTACGGTCTCCGCGTCCTGCCCGAGGACGCGCCCATGACGATCGAGCGCGTGATGGGGGCCACCCGCGCCGCCGGCTTCGGCGACGAGGTCAAGCGGCGCATCATCCTGGGCACCTACGCCCTGAGCGCCGGCTACTACGACGCCTACTACGGCTCCGCCCAGAAGGTGCGCACCCTGATACAGCGCGACTTTGATGCCGCCTTCACCGTGGCCGACGTCCTGATCTCGCCCACTGCGCCCACCACGGCCTTCAAGCTGGGGGAGAAGCTGGATGACCCGCTGGCCATGTACCTCAACGACGTCGCTACCATCCCCGCAAACCTCGCCGGTGTGCCGGGACTGTCCCTGCCCGGCGGCCTGGCCGACGAGGACGGATTGCCCGTGGGCATCCAGCTGCTGGCCCCGGCCCGCGAGGACGCCCGCCTGTACCGTGTCGGAGCAGTCCTGGAGTCACTGCTAGAAGCGAAATGGGGCGGCCCGCTCCTGGACCGTGCACCCTCGCTGACGGCCCCCGACCTTACCGTTTCCACGGCTGGCGCCGTTCCGAGCCATGGAGGTTCACTCTGA
- a CDS encoding glycine C-acetyltransferase: MYTSIKDQLQSELEEIRTAGLFKTERSINSPQSSHITAGQVGQPGASVLNFCANNYLGLADHPDIIAAAKTAMDSRGFGMASVRFICGTQDLHLELEARVSSFLGTEDTILFSSCFDANGGVFESLFGAEDAIISDALNHASIIDGIRLCKAQRYRYANQDMADLEAKLVEAKDARRKIIVTDGVFSMDGYLAPLEAICDLAEKHDALVMVDDSHAVGFMGATGAGTPEHAGVSHRVDIYTGTFGKALGGASGGYVSGRREVVAMLRQKARPYLFSNSLAPAIVAATIKALDIVVNSGELRTRLFENAGLFRRRMTEEGFELLDGEHAIVPVMFGDAVLAAKVADQMLQHGVFVTAFSFPVVPRGAARIRVQLSASHSPDDVEACVRAFVASRAAVAA; encoded by the coding sequence ATGTACACCTCGATCAAGGACCAGCTGCAGTCTGAGCTGGAGGAGATCCGCACAGCGGGACTCTTCAAGACCGAACGAAGCATCAACTCACCGCAGTCCAGCCACATCACGGCAGGACAGGTTGGCCAGCCTGGGGCCAGCGTCCTGAACTTCTGCGCCAACAACTACCTCGGCCTGGCCGACCACCCGGACATCATTGCGGCCGCGAAGACTGCCATGGACAGCCGGGGCTTCGGGATGGCCAGTGTTCGCTTCATCTGCGGCACCCAGGACCTGCATCTGGAACTGGAAGCCCGGGTCTCCAGCTTCCTGGGCACCGAGGACACCATCCTGTTCTCCAGCTGCTTCGACGCCAACGGCGGGGTCTTCGAGTCCCTGTTCGGTGCCGAGGATGCCATCATCTCCGATGCCCTGAACCACGCCTCCATCATCGACGGCATCCGCCTGTGCAAGGCGCAGCGGTACCGCTACGCCAACCAGGACATGGCGGACCTGGAGGCGAAGCTCGTGGAAGCCAAGGATGCCAGGCGGAAGATCATCGTGACTGACGGCGTCTTCTCCATGGACGGCTACCTGGCGCCGCTGGAAGCCATCTGCGACCTCGCGGAGAAACACGATGCCCTGGTCATGGTTGATGATTCCCACGCCGTCGGATTTATGGGCGCCACCGGTGCCGGGACCCCTGAGCACGCCGGGGTGTCCCACCGAGTGGACATCTACACCGGAACGTTCGGCAAGGCGCTCGGAGGGGCGTCCGGCGGCTACGTTTCCGGCCGCCGCGAAGTAGTGGCAATGCTTCGCCAAAAAGCGCGCCCCTACCTCTTCTCCAACTCACTGGCTCCTGCCATCGTGGCGGCCACCATCAAGGCGCTGGACATCGTGGTGAATTCGGGCGAGCTGCGCACCAGGTTGTTCGAAAATGCCGGACTGTTCCGCCGCCGGATGACCGAGGAGGGCTTCGAACTCCTGGACGGCGAACATGCGATTGTTCCGGTCATGTTCGGGGACGCCGTGCTGGCCGCCAAGGTGGCAGACCAGATGCTCCAACATGGCGTCTTTGTGACAGCCTTCAGTTTTCCCGTGGTTCCCCGCGGTGCCGCCCGCATCAGGGTCCAGCTTTCGGCGTCCCATTCACCGGACGACGTCGAGGCCTGCGTGCGTGCCTTCGTCGCCAGCCGTGCGGCGGTAGCCGCTTAG